The Pochonia chlamydosporia 170 chromosome 1, whole genome shotgun sequence genome window below encodes:
- a CDS encoding acetyltransferase (GNAT) domain-containing protein — translation MPQPKITTTRLILRPLTSSSSHINLFVDLDASPIVMKYLENEPLTPAQATADHASRLDASTKVDGLGYWVGYLDDKIIGWFSLAPTVVNGAVEATQAEIGYRLLPGFWRQGYAKEGARALMKYGFDELRLHEVWGQTMSVNAASRGTMSACGMQLVRRFWVDFEDPVPGTEEGEVEYRIGRDKWEDLADEKRRF, via the coding sequence ATGCCTCAACCCAAAATCACCACGACCCGCCTCATCCTCCGACCCTTaacctcatcctcttcacaCATCAACCTCTTCGTCGACCTCGACGCCTCTCCCATTGTCATGAAATATCTCGAAAACGAGCCCCTTACCCCTGCCCAAGCCACCGCCGACCACGCCTCCCGTCTCGACGCCTCGACAAAAGTCGACGGTCTAGGCTACTGGGTAGGATATTTGGACGACAAAATAATCGGCTGGTTCTCCCTAGCACCCACTGTGGTAAATGGGGCAGTGGAGGCGACGCAAGCTGAAATCGGATATCGCTTACTTCCAGGGTTTTGGCGCCAGGGGTACGCGAAGGAGGGCGCgagggcgttgatgaagTATGGTTTCGATGAGCTGCGGTTGCACGAGGTCTGGGGGCAGACGATGAGTGTGAATGCAGCGTCGAGGGGGACAATGAGTGCGTGCGGAATGCAGCTTGTTCGGAGATTTTGGGTAGATTTTGAAGATCCGGTTCCTGGGACGGAGGAGGGCGAGGTTGAGTACAGGATTGGGAGGGATAAGTGGGAAGACTTGGCAGATGAGAAGAGGAGATTCTAA
- a CDS encoding SpvB domain-containing protein (similar to Verticillium dahliae VdLs.17 XP_009657889.1), with product MDPHQASSGPTPSGAASSSTAGQSTSTSQAQAADDNGSRKGKNPLPSINLPKGGGAIRSIGEKFSVNSVTGTASTEVPVPISTSRGGFGPTLSISYDSGSGNGPFGFGWQLNAPSITRKTDKGLPQYLDEEEGDLFIIAGSEDLVPDLDFKDGTWSRSDPDVVETEGTKFEVRRYRPRIEGSFVRIERWTEYQSREIHWRTITGNNVTTLYGDSSASRISDPICAPGKAPRTFKWLMSESWDDKGNWLVYEYKAEDSANVDITAAHESCRTEATRTSQRYIKRIKYGNRTSRLVGIKTEKPDWMFEAVFDYGDHGGQSPTPKESQLWPVRPDSFSSYRSAFEIRTYRLCHRILLFHHFPNEKGVGADCLVSSFEIQYVQPGELHQASDNKRVASFVSSFTSRAYQRQGTGYFNKALPPIQFKYSEPEVSSEICDLNSRDLAELPFGLDDAISKWIDLDSEGIPGILTKQGDTYHYKANMGGSNFFPNKQIDLAPAPAASSGSKDQWMDLAASGHLSLVRFDAHTPGFYRRDWNYPGSWHQFKPFESLPSNISLSNAMQFLDLTGDGLTDILIANDEVFVWYPSLGEAGYGNGRPIKTPVHDRDGARLLVSDKSEAIYVADMSGDGLTDLVRIRQDEVCYWPNLGYGEFGPKVTMDNAPCLDLPDLFRQDRIRLFDIDGSGTTDIIYLGREEVFYYRNESGNSWSAGSKIIAMPMLDNASQLQVVDLFGRGTGTLVWSSTLPSDRGRHIRYIDLMGNQKPHLLTHQTNNLGVESKIFYKTSTEYYLQDKLAGRPWLTRLAFPVQVVERQETYDYVSKNKFVSRFIYHDGYYDWFEREFRGFAMVEKIDTEEFAAFSESSQFPEASNTDERSHVPPILTKSWFHTGDMQDAYRISKSYEEQYYREAGLTDEEYESMLLPDTVLPTDVRAFGRFIDHDFSTDEIREACRSLKGKPLRTETYALDGSEAEDRPYSVSESNYSIMAMQPIGPNKNAVYLSYPRDSLSITYEREEFKSGKDGRTMADPRVSHSVVLRTDELGQVLLSASIVYGRRHQDPSAFFTDRDRDEQRKMEITFTETNYTNMIWDKTSYRLPLSYENRTYQLLNFQSQLCLSGVVATLQRDKVHQTILMASDGKHDVPYEDYDGSSAHGHHAHRRLLKHSLSTFRSNDFTHELPPGELQSLAVSYMSYDKSISAEYAKKVYVDSGKFDNEDQLKDAMSAGGHVHISSQTDWWIPSGRVFYSPSDSYNYEEELEHAKKHFFNALRYRDPFYSTTNNTEVSITYDDYDLLVLESKDARGNRITAGIRNLDPEQPIVQSGLDYRLLKPILAMDPNRNCTTLVHDVLGYVAGCAIMGKPENDEGDNLEGFDPNLSDEVIQSHFASPLTTGQSLIGNATVRYVYDINAFYKHFDPETLNGPPTRMSTIARMTHSSDLVDGEESRMMYNISYFDGLARTIQSKSYAGPGLVDRISEPIAGGLSDTSELSGGEKSGQIVPHRWICSGWNIFNNKGSPVRKYEPFYSSTETYEFNAKFGVSGIMFYDALGRVVATLFPDHSWSKAVFGPWSQQQWDANDTVDRSPLQDPDVGGYFKRLILAEGEQTEAGRQSPKFQTWYEQRIDGRMGTHEQAAARKSAVHAETPTIIFLDSMGRAFLTVEHNRWLANNQGKADGKGKPQYEDEFMHDITIYDIEGNKHAIIDSKGRKILEFHWDMSGTKVHQASMEAGHLWMLHDINGNLVHGWDSRKQRFRNVFDNLRRSIESHLCHDDDRTEKLVERTEYGEFLPNAEERNIRTRPIRVCDQAGTVSTDAYDFKGNVLATTRRFAKQYKGTLDWVDEVVLEDEMMIHSMRYDAANRKIGDTTADGSILNYYHSDVGLIQSIKVQVAGAPEPVAYLQDVEYNARGQRIWVQHGNKTVTASAYDDFSFRLKSIVTYKNVHTSPRKQNPQKDKKCAKVQDLYYTYDPIGNVTHIHDDVQDIIYFRNKKVDPSSDYVYDAAYRLIEATGREHLGQANQGMESPTTRSPEHFSTDHAHDDGSMARYTEIYAYDSTGNCLRLHHISADEKRASWTRHFTYQEPSQLEPEKMSNRLSVMRIGSKDHIFKYEGLQGSSGNVTSTYNLPSLNWDYKNQLASTSRRGGEGEEFKGEITYYRYDARGQRVRKVTEKKIESFDEKSSGTPTVKLKERIYYGPFEVFRRYKGDGKEIKLERQTLHVADEAKMFALVETRTIGEEKNIPRQVIRYQLTNSTGSVQVELNHEGDLLSYEEYSPFGDTTYSAWNGSLGSPKRYRYSGKEKDEESGLYYYGARYYLTVAMRWLSPDPGGWKDGSNLYQYVKCNPVSKTDFAGTEASWWNRAVGVATVVGGALEIAAGAAGLAAPTGVTQVLGAVAVVHGADTVWAGLKQAYTGEEQKTFTEQGATKLAEAAGASKETAAKIGMGVDMAVGIIPDAVGSLAKNGPKLLSKAGSALEKTGSALKSAGKALGEGGSALKKVAIEAAHELGRTGAAVLEKGKGAVDEIVKVVKNPGMVVTAVGDHGMSMMMTVFDEGKAAVKAVGGGGGGKGNIWLSQAERGLKAAAQKLEKARGWVGEVEKHHIFPQAQEFRDMFRAAGINIHEYTFALNKAAHRIIHGKHLEEAGHLALDWNKAWETWIQGLNGRVPGKEEIFKAGEEIMEKTGVMAYFEEGGKEWIKYEKPAWVKRWLAKIGKTVDDFDEEAKILGGMKK from the coding sequence ATGGACCCTCATCAGGCTTCATCAGGGCCGACTCCCTCCGGGGCAGCTTCGTCAAGTACAGCTGGACAAAGCACCAGCACGTCGCAAGCCCAAGCAGCAGATGACAATGGAAGCCGGAAAGGGAAGAACCCGTTGCCCTCGATCAATTTGCCCAAAGGTGGTGGAGCGATTCGCAGCATTGGAGAGAAGTTTTCAGTGAATTCAGTGACCGGAACAGCATCAACCGAAGTACCAGTTCCCATAAGCACATCTCGGGGTGGTTTTGGCCCAACGCTGTCAATTTCCTATGATTCGGGGTCCGGTAATGGGCCATTTGGTTTTGGGTGGCAACTAAATGCCCCTTCAATCACTAGAAAGACTGATAAGGGTCTGCCGCAGTAtttggacgaagaagaaggcgatCTATTTATTATCGCAGGATCCGAAGACCTAGTTCCGGATCTCGATTTCAAAGATGGTACATGGTCGAGAAGCGACCCTGATGTTGTTGAAACAGAAGGGACAAAATTTGAAGTAAGACGATATCGTCCAAGGATCGAAGGATCATTTGTTCGCATTGAACGATGGACGGAATACCAGAGTCGGGAGATTCACTGGCGCACAATAACGGGAAACAATGTGACGACATTGTATGGGGATAGTTCTGCTTCCAGAATCTCGGACCCAATCTGCGCTCCTGGGAAAGCGCCTCGCACATTCAAATGGCTCATGTCCGAGAGTTGGGATGACAAGGGCAACTGGCTTGTGTATGAGTACAAAGCAGAAGACTCGGCCAATGTTGACATTACCGCGGCCCATGAGTCCTGTCGAACAGAGGCAACTCGGACAAGCCAAAGATATATCAAAAGAATAAAGTATGGAAATCGAACATCTAGACTAGTGGGTATCAAGACCGAGAAGCCGGATTGGATGTTTGAGGCCGTATTCGACTATGGAGATCACGGCGGACAgtcgccaacaccaaaggAATCACAGTTGTGGCCAGTTCGTCCTGACTCATTTTCCAGCTACAGATCAGCATTTGAGATTCGGACATATCGGTTGTGTCACCGAATCCTTTTGTTTCATCATTTCCCGAATGAGAAAGGAGTGGGAGCGGACTGTCTGGTGTCATCATTTGAGATACAATATGTCCAGCCTGGGGAGCTTCATCAGGCTAGTGATAACAAGCGTGTTGCGTCATTCGTATCATCGTTTACCTCCAGAGCATATCAGCGGCAGGGCACTGGATACTTTAACAAGGCACTCCCTCCAATTCAGTTCAAGTACAGTGAGCCAGAAGTGTCTTCCGAAATATGTGATCTAAACAGCCGGGACCTCGCAGAGCTTCCCTTTGGCTTGGACGATGCCATTTCGAAGTGGATTGACCTAGACAGCGAAGGGATTCCAGGGATATTAACGAAACAAGGGGATACATACCATTACAAAGCAAATATGGGCGGCTCAAACTTCTTTCCCAACAAACAAATCGACCTGGCACCGGCTCCAGCTGCTTCATCTGGATCTAAAGATCAGTGGATGGATCTTGCAGCGAGCGGTCATTTGTCTCTAGTAAGATTTGATGCGCATACTCCTGGATTCTACCGCCGAGACTGGAACTACCCTGGTTCATGGCATCAATTCAAACCCTTCGAGTCTCTGCCGAGCAACATATCTCTTTCtaatgcaatgcaatttCTGGACCTCACCGGAGATGGGTTGACGGATATCCTGATTGCGAATGACGAAGTATTTGTTTGGTATCCTTCGCTCGGCGAAGCCGGCTACGGAAATGGTCGCCCTATCAAGACTCCAGTTCATGATAGGGATGGCGCCAGGCTCCTTGTATCCGACAAGTCAGAGGCAATATATGTCGCAGATATGTCGGGAGATGGACTGACTGACTTGGTCCGAATTCGCCAAGACGAGGTATGCTACTGGCCAAATCTGGGATATGGGGAGTTTGGTCCCAAGGTTACGATGGATAATGCGCCATGTTTGGATCTTCCTGATTTGTTTCGTCAAGACCGGATCCGActctttgacattgacggcTCTGGAACTACTGACATCATATATCTTGGCCGGGAGGAGGTGTTTTACTACCGCAATGAGTCCGGAAACAGCTGGTCTGCCGGATCAAAGATCATAGCAATGCCGATGCTAGACAATGCCTCCCAACTTCAAGTCGTGGATCTGTTCGGCAGAGGAACAGGCACATTGGTCTGGTCGTCTACTCTACCCTCAGACAGAGGTCGACACATACGATATATTGACTTGATGGGAAATCAGAAACCACACCTTCTcacacaccaaacaaacAATCTCGGAGTAGAGAGCAAAATATTCTACAAAACATCCACAGAATATTATCTCCAGGACAAACTTGCGGGAAGACCCTGGTTGACCCGTCTTGCCTTTCCGGTCCAGGTGGTAGAGCGCCAGGAAACATATGACTATGTCAGCAAAAACAAGTTTGTTTCTCGTTTTATCTATCACGATGGGTATTACGACTGGTTTGAGAGAGAGTTCAGAGGTTTTGCAATGGTTGAGAAGATTGACACTGAGGAATTCGCTGCATTTAGTGAATCCTCTCAGTTTCCTGAAGCTTCGAATACCGACGAAAGATCTCATGTACCACCAATCCTTACAAAGTCATGGTTTCACACAGGAGACATGCAAGATGCTTACCGCATATCCAAATCCTATGAGGAGCAATACTATCGCGAAGCTGGCTTAACTGATGAAGAATACGAGAGCATGCTGTTACCGGATACTGTTCTGCCCACCGATGTTAGAGCATTTGGAAGATTCATTGATCATGACTTTTCCACGGACGAGATACGAGAGGCCTGTCGTTCACTAAAAGGGAAACCACTTCGGACTGAAACCTACGCATTGGACGGCTCTGAGGCAGAAGACAGACCTTACAGTGTATCTGAGTCAAATTactccatcatggcaatgCAGCCAATTGGACCAAATAAGAATGCCGTTTACCTCTCATATCCGCGAGATTCGCTTTCCATTACCTATGAACGTGAAGAATTCAAGTCTGGCAAAGATGGTCGGACAATGGCAGATCCTCGCGTCAGCCATTCCGTGGTGCTTCGTACAGACGAGCTCGGACAAGTTCTACTCTCAGCTTCAATTGTATACGGGCGTCGTCATCAAGATCCATCGGCTTTCTTTACTGATCGAGATCGCGATGAGCAGAGGAAAATGGAAATTACTTTCACAGAGACAAATTACACAAACATGATCTGGGATAAGACCTCGTACAGGCTACCATTGTCATACGAGAACCGGACGTATCAGCTACTCAATTTTCAATCACAGCTATGTCTGTCGGGAGTTGTAGCTACTTTGCAGCGCGATAAAGTTCATCAAACCATACTGATGGCTTCAGACGGGAAGCATGACGTTCCCTATGAAGATTACGATGGAAGTAGTGCTCATGGGCACCATGCACATCGCCGCTTGCTCAAGCACAGTCTGTCTACATTTCGGTCGAATGATTTCACACATGAGCTTCCGCCGGGAGAACTGCAATCCCTGGCCGTTTCGTACATGTCCTATGACAAAAGTATTAGTGCTGAATACGCGAAGAAAGTCTATGTTGACTCAGGAAAGTTTGACAATGAGGACCAACTGAAAGATGCGATGAGTGCAGGCGGCCATGTACATATTAGTTCTCAGACTGACTGGTGGATTCCTTCCGGAAGAGTCTTCTATTCTCCTTCAGACTCATATAACTACGAAGAAGAACTGGAGCATGCTAAGAAGCACTTCTTTAATGCCCTACGGTATCGAGACCCATTCTACTCGACGACGAACAACACTGAGGTGTCTATCACGTATGATGATTATGACCTCTTGGTACTGGAGTCAAAAGATGCCCGGGGTAATCGAATCACGGCTGGCATCCGGAATCTTGATCCAGAACAACCTATCGTTCAGTCAGGGCTGGATTACCGTCTACTAAAGCCCATCCTGGCTATGGATCCTAACAGAAATTGTACAACACTAGTCCATGATGTGCTTGGTTACGTCGCAGGATGCGCAATCATGGGAAAGCCTGAAAACGACGAAGGTGACAATTTAGAAGGATTCGATCCAAATTTGTCGGATGAAGTCATTCAATCACATTTTGCTTCTCCTCTTACAACAGGTCAGAGCCTTATAGGAAATGCCACTGTACGTTATGTCTACGACATAAATGCATTTTACAAACATTTTGACCCGGAAACTCTGAATGGGCCGCCGACACGCATGTCGACTATTGCTCGTATGACACATTCCTCAGATCTAGTGGACGGGGAAGAGTCAAGAATGATGTATAACATTTCGTACTTTGATGGTCTCGCCAGAACGATCCAATCAAAGTCATATGCTGGCCCTGGCTTGGTAGATCGCATTTCAGAGCCCATTGCCGGAGGTTTATCTGACACATCAGAATTATCAGGAGGCGAAAAATCAGGACAAATCGTCCCACACAGATGGATTTGCAGCGGTTGGAATATCTTTAACAATAAGGGGAGCCCTGTGCGCAAGTATGAGCCGTTCTACTCGTCTACCGAGACATACGAGTtcaatgccaagtttggtgtgTCTGGGATCATGTTTTACGATGCTTTGGGCCGTGTCGTCGCAACTTTGTTTCCTGATCATAGCTGGTCCAAGGCAGTGTTCGGACCTTGgagccagcagcaatggGATGCTAATGACACGGTAGACCGGAGCCCACTACAGGATCCTGACGTTGGAGGCTATTTCAAGAGACTAATTCTGGCCGAAGGCGAGCAAACAGAAGCCGGCAGACAGTCACCAAAATTCCAGACGTGGTATGAGCAGCGTATTGACGGAAGAATGGGAACGCACGAGCAGGCAGCCGCAAGAAAATCCGCTGTCCATGCTGAAACACCAACTATAATCTTTCTTGATTCAATGGGGAGGGCATTTCTTACCGTTGAGCATAACAGATGGTTGGCAAACAACCAGGGGAAAGCAGATGGCAAAGGGAAACCACAATATGAAGACGAATTCATGCACGACATCACCATCTACGACATCGAAGGCAACAAGCatgccatcattgacagcAAGGGTCGCAAAATTCTCGAATTCCACTGGGACATGTCTGGCACAAAAGTCCATCAAGCATCTATGGAAGCCGGCCACTTATGGATGCTCCACGACATAAACGGGAATCTAGTTCACGGATGGGACAGCCGAAAGCAAAGATTCCGCAAcgtctttgacaacttgCGCAGATCAATTGAGTCACATCTTTGCCACGACGATGATCGAACAGAAAAGCTCGTGGAGCGCACCGAGTACGGCGAGTTCCTCCCGAACGCTGAGGAGAGAAACATACGTACACGTCCGATCCGTGTATGTGACCAAGCTGGTACTGTGTCAACGGATGCCTACGACTTCAAGGGAAATGTTTTGGCCACGACGAGGCGTTTTGCGAAACAATACAAAGGCACATTGGACTGGGTGGACGAAGTTGTTCTCGAGGATGAGATGATGATACATTCGATGAGATATGATGCCGCAAATCGCAAAATTGGAGATACAACTGCTGATGGATCTATCTTGAACTATTACCATAGTGACGTCGGTCTGATTCAAAGCATCAAGGTACAAGTAGCGGGCGCCCCTGAGCCAGTGGCATATCTGCAAGATGTTGAGTATAACGCTCGCGGGCAAAGAATCTGGGTTCAGCATGGCAACAAGACCGTCACAGCTAGTGCGTATGACGATTTCAGCTTTCGACTCAAGTCGATCGTCACGTACAAAAACGTCCATACATCACCTCGAAAGCAAAATCCCCAAAAGGACAAGAAATGTGCAAAGGTACAGGATTTATACTACACATACGATCCGATTGGCAACGTAACGCACATTCATGACGATGTCCAGGACATCATATACTTCCGAAACAAAAAAGTCGATCCGTCATCAGATTATGTCTATGATGCGGCGTATCGCTTGATTGAAGCCACCGGCAGAGAGCACCTTGGGCAGGCAAATCAAGGCATGGAATCGCCTACCACCAGGTCCCCAGAGCATTTCAGTACTGACCATGCCCATGACGACGGTTCGATGGCACGATACACAGAGATATATGCGTATGATTCTACTGGAAACTGTTTGCGACTGCATCATATTAGTGCCGACGAGAAGCGAGCATCATGGACGCGGCACTTCACGTATCAAGAACCCAGTCAGCTGGAGCCTGAAAAGATGTCTAACCGCCTGTCCGTCATGAGAATAGGATCCAAGGATCATATATTCAAGTACGAAGGGTTGCAGGGATCTTCTGGGAATGTCACATCTACATATAATCTACCATCTCTGAATTGGGACTACAAAAACCAACTGGCGTCTACATCGCGACGTGGAGGCGAAGGGGAGGAGTTCAAAGGAGAGATCACATATTACAGGTACGACGCAAGAGGCCAAAGAGTAAGGAAGGTGACGGAAAAGAAGATAGAGTCGTTTGATGAAAAGTCATCTGGCACTCCGACCGTGAAGCTCAAAGAAAGAATCTACTATGGGCCATTCGAGGTGTTCCGGAGATACAAGGGAGATGGAAAGGAAATAAAACTCGAGCGACAGACGCTTCATGTCGCCGATGAAGCTAAAATGTTCGCCCTGGTTGAAACACGGACTattggagaagagaagaacaTCCCACGTCAAGTTATCCGTTACCAGCTTACCAACTCGACTGGGTCGGTTCAAGTCGAGCTGAACCATGAGGGTGACTTGCTGTCCTACGAAGAATACTCGCCCTTTGGGGACACCACGTATTCAGCATGGAATGGATCTCTGGGGTCACCCAAACGATATCGATATTCTGGTAAAGAGAAAGACGAAGAAAGTGGTTTATACTACTATGGTGCTCGATACTACCTCACGGTCGCAATGAGATGGCTGAGCCCTGACCCTGGCGGGTGGAAAGACGGATCAAATCTGTATCAATATGTAAAGTGCAATCCGGTGAGCAAGACTGACTTCGCGGGTACGGAGGCATCATGGTGGAACCGTGCTGTAGGAGTTGCTACagtggttggtggtgctctTGAAATTGCAGCCGGAGCAGCAGGTCTCGCTGCTCCAACCGGTGTAACTCAAGTATTGGGAGCTGTTGCCGTGGTTCACGGTGCCGATACTGTCTGGGCAGGCTTAAAACAAGCGTACACCGGAGAAGAACAGAAGACATTCACAGAGCAAGGGGCCACGAAGCTTGCGGAAGCAGCTGGCGCAAGTAAGGAGACGGCAGCAAAGATCGGTATGGGCGTGGACATGGCCGTTGGAATCATCCCAGATGCAGTGGGATCGCTTGCCAAAAATGGACCGAAACTTCTGTCGAAGGCTGGCAGCgctttggagaagacgggCTCTGCTCTGAAGTCGGCTGGAAAGGCgctgggagaaggaggctCTGCGCTCAAGAAGGTTGCAATCGAAGCGGCTCACGAACTTGGCCGTACCGGAGCCGCTGTTCTTGAGAAGGGCAAAGGTGCCGTTGACGAAATTGTCAAAGTAGTCAAGAACCCTGGAATGGTGGTCACTGCCGTAGGTGACCACGGcatgtccatgatgatgacagtCTTTGACGAGGGCAAAGCTGCTGTGAAAgccgttggtggtggtggaggagggaaAGGAAATATCTGGTTGTCACAAGCTGAACGGGGCTTGAAAGCGGCGGCCcagaagttggagaaggcCAGAGGATGGGTGGGAGAGGTTGAAAAACATCACATCTTCCCCCAGGCACAGGAATTCCGGGACATGTTTAGGGCCGCGGGAATCAACATTCATGAGTATACGTTTGCCTTGAACAAGGCAGCCCATCGTATTATTCATGGTAAGCACCTGGAGGAGGCGGGACACCTGGCTTTGGATTGGAATAAGGCATGGGAAACTTGGATTCAGGGCTTGAATGGGCGAGTTCCCGGGAAGGAGGAGATATTCAAGGCAGGCGAAGAGATCATGGAAAAGACGGGCGTTATGGCGTATTTTGAAGAGGGTGGAAAGGAGTGGATTAAGTATGAGAAACCGGCTTGGGTAAAGAGATGGTTGGCAAAGATTGGTAAGACCGTGGATGATTTCGACGAGGAGGCGAAGATATTAGGTGGGATGAAGAAGTAA